The genomic region GCGTTCGGGCTCGTGCGCTGGGGCGGGGCGGCGTACCTCGTCTACCTCGGGCTGCGGGTCTGGCTCTCGCGGCCGGCCGCGGCGGAGGGGGAGCCCGTTCCCGCGCCGGCGCGCCGCCTCTTCGCGCAAGGCTTCCTCGTGAACCTCCTCAACCCCAAGACCGCCATCTTCTTCCTGGCCTTCCTGCCGCAGTTCGCCGACCCGTCGCGCGGCCGCGTGCCGCTGCAGCTCCTCCTGCTCGGCGCGTGGTTCGTGGCCCTCGCCGTCGCGAGCGACTGCACCTACGCGCTCCTCGCCGGCGCGGTCGGCGATCGGATCGGCCGCAGCCCCGCGGCCCGGCGCGGCGCCCGCCTGCTCTCGGGCGGCGTCTACGTCGCGCTCGGCCTGGGGACGCTCCTCGCCGGAGCGCGCGCCGAGGGGGTTCGCCCCACCGCCCGCCTCCGCTAGGATGCGTCCCCCATGACCCTCGCCCGCTCCGCCTGCCCCTACGACTGCCCCGACTGCTGCGGCCTGCTGGTGGAGGTCGAGGCCGGCCGCGCCGTCGCGGTGAAGGGCGATCCGGAGCACCCGTACTCCAGGGGCACCCTCTGCCCCAAGATGAACGACTACCAGCGGCAGGTGCACTCGCCGCAGCGCCTGACCACCCCGCTCGAGCGGGTGGGCGCGAAGGGGGAGGGCGCCTTCCGGCCCATCTCCTGGGAGGCGGCCGTCGCCCGCATCGCCGAGCGGCTCCGCGAGGTGGCCGCGCGACACGGGGCGGAGGCCATCCTGCCCTACTCGTACGCCGGCACCATGGGGCTCGTGCAGCGCAACGCCGGGCACGCCTTCTTCCACAGGCTCGGCGCCTCCCGCCTCGACCGGACCATCTGCGCCTCCGGCAAGGAGGCCGGCTGGAAGTCGGTGATGGGCGCCACCCTCGGGCTCGATCCCGACGAGGCGGCGAAGAGCGACCTCATCGTCATGTGGGGGCTCAACGCCGTCGCCACCAACCTCCACTTCGTGCAGCGCGTGAAGCAGGCGCGCGCCCGCGGCGCCCGGGTCTGGGCCATCGACACCTACGAGACGCCGACCGCGGCGCTCGCCGACGAGCAGGTGTTGGTCCGGCCCGGCTCGGACGGCGCCCTGGCGCTCGGGCTCATGCACGTCCTCGATCGCGACGGGCTCACCGACCGGGCCTTCGTGGAGGCGCACGTCCAGGGCCACGAGGCGCTGCGCGCGGAGGTCCTGCCGCGCTTCCCGCCGGCCCGCGTGGCCGAGGTGACCGGGCTCGCGCCGGAGCGGATCGAGGCGCTCGCGCGCGCCTTCGCCGCCGCGAGGGCCCCCTTCATCCGGCTCGGCAACGGCCTCTCGCGCTACGGAAACGGCGCGATGAACGTCCGCTGCATCCTCGGCCTCTCCGCGCTCGCCGGCTCGTTCGGGCGCGACGGCGGGGGCTGCTACGCCGGCTCGTCGGGGAGCGAGGCGTTCGACGTGTCCGTGGTGACGCGCCCCGACCTCATGCCCTCGCCGGCCCCGCGCATCGTCAACATGAACCGGCTCGGCGAGGCGCTCGCGCCCTCCTTCCCGAACCCGGTCAAGGCGCTCTTCGTCTACCACTCCAACCCGGCGGCGGTGGCGCCCGACCAGAACGCCGTGCTCGCCGGCCTCGCGCGCGAGGACCTCTTCACCGTGGTCCACGAGCGGTTCCTCACCGACACCGCGCGCTACGCCGACCTGGTGCTCCCGGCGACCAGCTCCCTCGAGCACCCGGACCTCTACCGCTCCTACGGCCACTACGCCGTCCAGCGGGCGCGCCCCGCCATCCCGCCGGTCGGGGAGTCGAAGCCGAACTGGGAGCTGTTCCAGCTGCTCGCGCGGGCCATGGGGTTCGAGGACGAGGTGTTCCGGCGGAGCGCCGACGACCTCATCGACGCGCTCCTGGCGCGCCCGTCGCCGATGCGCGAGGGGCTCGACCGCGCCGCGCTCGAGGCGGGGCGGGCGGTGCCGCTGCGGCTCCCGGCCGACGCCCGCCGCTTCCGCACGCCGTCCGGGAAGATGGAGCTCCTCAACCCGCGGGAGGCGCGGCCGCTCCTCGATCACCTCCCGACGCACGAGGACGGCGGCGCCCTGCCGCTCCGGCTGCAGACCGGCGTCAACCCGTACACGCTCAACTCGACCTTCATGGATCGCGAGGACCTGCGGGCCAAGGCCGGCGGCATGCGGCTGCAGCTCTCTCCCGCCGAGGCCCGGGCGCGCGGGCTCTCGGAGGGCGACGCCGTGGTGGCCTGGAACGGGCTCGGCGAGGTCCGGTTCACGCTGCACGTCAGCGCGAAGATCCCGGATGGGTTGGCGGTCGCCGAGGGGGTCTGGTGGATCGCCCACGCGCCGGGCGACCGGACGGTCAACGCCCTGACCTCCCAGCGGCTCTCGGACCAGGGCGGCGGCTCCACGTTCTACGACAACCGCGTGGACGTGCGGCGGGCCGAGGCCGCGCCGAGCTAGCCCCGATTGCCCGCACGCGCAGTGGGAAAGCCCCCCTGACAGGGCGGCCGCACTCGTTGTATAAGACCGCGGCCCACCCCCAAGGAGGACTCCTTTGATCGACGCGTACCGGAAGCACGAAGCGGAGCGCAGCGCCCAGGGCATCCCCGCGAAGCCCCTCGACCCCGAGCAGACCCGGGAGCTCTGCCGCCTGCTGGAGAGCCCGCCGAAGGGCGAGGAGGCCTTCCTGCTCGGCCTGCTCCGCGACCGCGTCTCCCCCGGCGTCGATCCCGCGGCCGAGGTGAAGGCGGCGTTCCTCGCCGAGGTGGCCGCCGGCCGGAAGTCCTCGCCGGTGATCTCCCGCGTGGACGCGGTCCGGCTCCTCGGGACCATGCTCGGCGGCTACAAC from Anaeromyxobacter paludicola harbors:
- a CDS encoding molybdopterin oxidoreductase family protein — its product is MTLARSACPYDCPDCCGLLVEVEAGRAVAVKGDPEHPYSRGTLCPKMNDYQRQVHSPQRLTTPLERVGAKGEGAFRPISWEAAVARIAERLREVAARHGAEAILPYSYAGTMGLVQRNAGHAFFHRLGASRLDRTICASGKEAGWKSVMGATLGLDPDEAAKSDLIVMWGLNAVATNLHFVQRVKQARARGARVWAIDTYETPTAALADEQVLVRPGSDGALALGLMHVLDRDGLTDRAFVEAHVQGHEALRAEVLPRFPPARVAEVTGLAPERIEALARAFAAARAPFIRLGNGLSRYGNGAMNVRCILGLSALAGSFGRDGGGCYAGSSGSEAFDVSVVTRPDLMPSPAPRIVNMNRLGEALAPSFPNPVKALFVYHSNPAAVAPDQNAVLAGLAREDLFTVVHERFLTDTARYADLVLPATSSLEHPDLYRSYGHYAVQRARPAIPPVGESKPNWELFQLLARAMGFEDEVFRRSADDLIDALLARPSPMREGLDRAALEAGRAVPLRLPADARRFRTPSGKMELLNPREARPLLDHLPTHEDGGALPLRLQTGVNPYTLNSTFMDREDLRAKAGGMRLQLSPAEARARGLSEGDAVVAWNGLGEVRFTLHVSAKIPDGLAVAEGVWWIAHAPGDRTVNALTSQRLSDQGGGSTFYDNRVDVRRAEAAPS
- a CDS encoding LysE family translocator, which gives rise to MLSSSAFLLFTLAAGALIVVPGPAVTFIVARSLQQGRRAGLISAMGIASGGLVHVAAAVLGLSALLASSAVAFGLVRWGGAAYLVYLGLRVWLSRPAAAEGEPVPAPARRLFAQGFLVNLLNPKTAIFFLAFLPQFADPSRGRVPLQLLLLGAWFVALAVASDCTYALLAGAVGDRIGRSPAARRGARLLSGGVYVALGLGTLLAGARAEGVRPTARLR